A section of the Rubritalea squalenifaciens DSM 18772 genome encodes:
- a CDS encoding 3-hydroxyacyl-CoA dehydrogenase NAD-binding domain-containing protein, whose amino-acid sequence MNIELHQEKSTGILIFNRQDSSANIFDKAVLTELDERLDEIARDKSIQNLIITSSKPTIFIAGADIKSLFSAPPSEMNDLISLGQSVFNKLALLRITTVAAIHGACVGGGYELALACDYRVASDASCTRIGLPETQLGILPAWGGSTRLPALIGLSKALPLILGGKILKAKAALRKGMIDGVCPHENLLDYAHSFTVYPKREEPIHMLEHNPFSVAYIRKKATHDLLDKTRGHYPALLAATKVACDGVRASLLDSLNNEREAIIKLTSGPEAKQLINLFFLTERSKKLKPNKAEARATNKTAVIGSGVMGSGIAYWLSTRKKDVLLKDVNEEALAKGMGTIQNLYGGSVKRHILSKTEATAGLDRITATTKPVSLKDREIVIEAATENLELKKKIFATLDEQSSASTILATNTSALPIHELSKVIIHPERLVGIHFFNPVPRMKLVEVVQTDSTSDETLATAVKFVQSIGKLPVVVKDSPGFLVNRILLPYLVRAGEMFTDGAEPTLIDQAMLDFGMPMGPLRLLDEVGLDVSLHVAKTLAAAFPDRMAVPYILQEMIDKGMLGKKSGKGFYVYGKGHSEPNRDAIALRPNNRTPRDVQYQLTLLMSKEAAMCLDEGIATCAEDIDFAMVMGTGYAPFRGGPLRHADTTNLLDRSFY is encoded by the coding sequence ATGAACATCGAGCTTCACCAAGAAAAGTCGACTGGCATCCTGATATTCAACCGTCAGGATTCTTCGGCCAATATCTTTGATAAAGCCGTGCTCACCGAGCTCGACGAAAGACTGGATGAAATCGCTAGAGATAAATCGATTCAGAACCTCATCATCACCTCTTCAAAACCAACGATCTTCATCGCTGGAGCAGATATCAAATCCCTATTCTCGGCTCCCCCATCCGAAATGAATGATTTGATCAGCCTCGGTCAAAGCGTGTTCAACAAACTGGCATTACTACGCATAACCACTGTAGCTGCCATCCACGGAGCCTGCGTTGGAGGAGGCTACGAGCTGGCTCTGGCCTGCGACTACCGTGTGGCCTCGGATGCCTCATGCACCCGGATTGGCCTCCCTGAAACTCAGCTGGGAATACTCCCAGCCTGGGGAGGTTCGACACGTCTCCCTGCACTCATCGGACTATCCAAGGCATTGCCTTTGATTCTTGGCGGAAAGATCCTGAAAGCCAAAGCTGCTCTCAGAAAAGGTATGATCGATGGCGTCTGCCCACATGAGAACCTACTCGATTATGCGCATAGCTTCACGGTCTACCCTAAACGTGAGGAACCCATCCACATGCTGGAACACAACCCTTTCTCAGTGGCCTACATTCGTAAAAAAGCCACGCACGATTTGCTCGACAAGACACGCGGACACTACCCTGCCTTGCTGGCCGCGACTAAGGTAGCCTGCGATGGAGTTCGTGCATCCTTGTTAGACAGCCTCAATAACGAGCGAGAAGCGATCATCAAGCTGACATCCGGACCTGAGGCCAAGCAACTGATCAACCTCTTCTTCCTTACCGAGCGCTCCAAGAAGCTCAAACCGAATAAAGCTGAAGCCAGAGCCACCAACAAGACGGCTGTGATTGGATCAGGCGTGATGGGATCAGGCATCGCCTACTGGCTATCTACCCGCAAAAAAGACGTCCTACTCAAAGACGTCAACGAGGAGGCCCTAGCCAAAGGCATGGGCACGATCCAGAACCTTTATGGCGGCTCAGTCAAACGACACATCCTCAGCAAAACTGAGGCCACCGCCGGACTGGACCGTATCACCGCGACAACGAAACCAGTCTCCCTCAAAGACCGAGAAATCGTCATTGAGGCAGCCACTGAGAATCTGGAACTGAAGAAAAAGATCTTCGCTACACTGGATGAACAAAGCAGCGCGAGCACGATCCTCGCCACCAATACCTCTGCACTCCCCATTCACGAACTCTCCAAAGTCATTATCCACCCTGAAAGGCTGGTTGGCATTCATTTCTTTAACCCCGTACCACGCATGAAACTGGTCGAAGTCGTGCAGACGGATTCTACCTCAGACGAGACACTTGCCACCGCCGTCAAGTTTGTGCAGTCGATTGGCAAACTACCTGTCGTGGTGAAGGATTCACCCGGCTTCCTCGTCAATCGTATCCTCCTGCCCTACCTGGTAAGAGCTGGTGAGATGTTCACCGATGGCGCGGAACCTACTTTGATCGACCAGGCGATGCTCGATTTCGGCATGCCCATGGGGCCTCTTCGCCTGCTAGATGAAGTGGGCCTGGATGTCTCCCTTCATGTTGCCAAAACTCTGGCAGCAGCCTTCCCTGACAGAATGGCTGTGCCTTACATCCTGCAGGAAATGATTGATAAGGGCATGCTTGGCAAAAAATCAGGCAAAGGCTTCTACGTCTATGGCAAGGGCCACTCAGAACCGAACCGTGATGCTATCGCTCTGCGCCCTAACAACCGAACCCCACGCGATGTCCAGTACCAGCTCACACTATTAATGAGCAAAGAAGCTGCCATGTGTCTGGACGAAGGCATCGCCACTTGTGCCGAGGACATCGACTTCGCGATGGTCATGGGTACCGGCTATGCCCCCTTCCGTGGAGGTCCACTTCGCCATGCAGACACCACCAATTTGTTAGACCGAAGCTTTTACTAA
- a CDS encoding AsmA family protein, giving the protein MKKWLKIGVGVVILLIVALVVASNIFLTKNYLVAEIESSIDSRIQIGDLEVNLLSSPATVTISNVIIAERDVYAQDEVPHDERPKIEDGEIKVKEISFDVSLGELISKKINVSKLEVTGAHTKVVMNEEGELNIEKLFAEPPKEKKERERREKEKSFNAKENEDFVTELKQLIVKDTSFTMVIEKTGLVIEGSDLNVDLSDIRVDPNSLEQVNEAKLQFAAKMEVFSNEDERVKFGQIALQGPARVKLFDPATGDLEPDADVDFKIDDSSYVSTKVPYVKEVWKVTDTLGKLGLKVKVLPEQLTFGRSKKIKASYLKGKVDLHEPVSLVMSDWELALDGGSWFESGTEQHSFGVLLMAGESESAFVSKHLSTITDLVPKELRAKLHEEILEKVFVEGRLTLQVKTHGALSKPKVKLITRLPDTEKMAKEYAKKKLLNFALDKLLGDDKED; this is encoded by the coding sequence ATGAAGAAGTGGCTCAAGATTGGGGTTGGTGTGGTGATCCTGTTGATCGTGGCGCTGGTTGTGGCGTCTAACATTTTTCTGACGAAGAATTATTTGGTGGCAGAAATTGAATCCTCCATCGATAGCCGGATTCAGATTGGTGATTTAGAGGTGAATTTATTATCGAGCCCAGCAACGGTAACGATCTCAAACGTGATCATTGCTGAGAGAGACGTGTATGCTCAGGATGAAGTGCCTCATGATGAACGACCTAAGATTGAGGATGGTGAAATCAAGGTGAAGGAGATTAGTTTTGATGTGTCACTCGGTGAGCTGATTTCCAAAAAGATCAATGTTAGCAAGTTGGAGGTGACAGGTGCTCACACCAAGGTGGTGATGAATGAAGAAGGCGAGCTGAATATCGAGAAGCTCTTCGCCGAGCCGCCAAAGGAGAAGAAGGAGCGTGAGAGACGCGAGAAGGAGAAGAGCTTTAACGCCAAGGAAAACGAAGACTTTGTGACCGAACTGAAGCAGCTGATTGTTAAGGATACCTCATTCACCATGGTCATCGAAAAAACAGGCCTGGTGATTGAAGGGTCGGATCTAAATGTAGATCTATCAGATATCAGGGTAGATCCAAACTCTCTCGAGCAGGTCAATGAGGCTAAGCTCCAGTTTGCTGCGAAGATGGAAGTCTTCTCAAACGAGGATGAACGGGTGAAATTTGGCCAGATTGCACTACAGGGACCAGCGAGAGTGAAACTGTTTGATCCGGCCACAGGAGACCTGGAGCCAGATGCAGATGTGGATTTTAAAATCGATGATTCATCCTATGTCAGCACCAAGGTGCCTTACGTAAAGGAAGTCTGGAAGGTGACTGATACGCTGGGCAAATTGGGGCTAAAGGTGAAGGTGCTACCTGAGCAGCTGACCTTTGGACGAAGCAAGAAAATCAAGGCTAGCTATCTGAAAGGAAAAGTAGATCTACATGAGCCAGTTTCACTGGTGATGAGTGACTGGGAGCTGGCACTAGATGGAGGTTCTTGGTTTGAGTCTGGCACGGAGCAACACAGTTTCGGTGTTCTCCTGATGGCTGGTGAGTCTGAAAGCGCTTTTGTCAGCAAGCACCTTTCGACGATTACAGACCTTGTTCCCAAAGAACTGAGGGCCAAGCTCCATGAGGAGATCCTGGAGAAAGTGTTCGTCGAGGGCAGATTGACTTTGCAGGTGAAGACTCATGGAGCCTTGTCAAAACCAAAGGTCAAGCTGATCACGAGGCTTCCGGATACGGAAAAAATGGCAAAGGAATACGCCAAGAAAAAGCTCCTTAATTTTGCTCTAGATAAGCTGCTAGGAGATGACAAGGAGGATTAA
- a CDS encoding acyl-CoA dehydrogenase family protein, with amino-acid sequence MSKTIIDTSKMSEGQRAALEMAEDSRDTREISGFAGPLFLGEADFSRIAPFPAQSAKDKEEGDVFLKKLSDYLENHTDPDEIDRTGEIPDQVFKDLGEMGAFGIKIPKEYGGLGLSQTNYSRAAMILGAHCGNLTALLSAHQSIGVPQPLIVFGTEEQKKEYLPIFAKGGVSAFALTEEKVGSDPAKMETTATPTEDGEHFILNGEKLWCTNGLKACHIVVMAKTATPEKPYATTAFIVDVDWPGVEIVTRCHFMGLKALYNGVIRFTNVKIPRKNIVHQEGKGLKVALTTLNTGRLTLPAACAGLLKRCLDISLRWSSTREQWGAPIAKHAAIAGKIADLAADAFATEAMVLYVSALVDRDKKADIRIEAAMAKLWGTEAGWHGIDQTMQIKGGRGYETADSLKNRGEVPDPIERLMRDSRINTIFEGSTEIMKLFIAREALDPHLRRGAAAIDTRKPMSERIPAALKAGMHYSLWFPTRYLPFAKGIPSDMHPDLAKNLKMIAKWSRKLSRALFLAMAMNGPKLEKRQLLLGRYVDIAAELFAMSCACSQADFLLKSKDKEAENALSTVNYLCSRGDTRIETHFREAKDTKSEKSGYKLTQALTKNS; translated from the coding sequence ATGAGCAAAACCATCATTGATACTTCAAAAATGTCCGAAGGTCAGCGCGCCGCGCTGGAAATGGCCGAGGACTCTCGCGATACCCGTGAGATCTCAGGCTTTGCCGGACCACTTTTCTTAGGTGAAGCAGATTTCTCCAGGATCGCACCCTTCCCAGCCCAGTCAGCCAAAGATAAAGAAGAAGGCGATGTCTTCCTCAAAAAACTAAGCGACTATCTGGAGAACCATACCGATCCGGACGAAATCGACCGTACAGGTGAAATCCCGGATCAAGTCTTCAAAGACCTTGGTGAAATGGGAGCCTTTGGTATTAAAATCCCCAAGGAATATGGAGGACTGGGACTTTCCCAGACCAACTACTCCAGAGCTGCCATGATCCTGGGAGCACATTGCGGTAACCTCACCGCCCTGCTCTCGGCTCACCAATCGATTGGTGTACCTCAGCCTCTCATCGTCTTCGGGACAGAGGAACAGAAGAAAGAATATCTTCCCATCTTCGCCAAAGGCGGTGTCTCAGCCTTCGCCCTTACTGAGGAGAAGGTCGGCTCCGACCCGGCTAAAATGGAAACCACGGCGACTCCTACCGAGGATGGAGAACATTTCATCCTCAATGGGGAAAAACTCTGGTGCACCAACGGTCTGAAAGCCTGCCACATCGTGGTCATGGCCAAGACGGCAACCCCTGAAAAACCCTATGCCACTACCGCATTCATCGTGGATGTTGACTGGCCTGGGGTAGAGATCGTAACCCGCTGCCATTTCATGGGACTGAAGGCGCTGTACAATGGTGTGATCCGCTTTACCAATGTCAAAATTCCCCGCAAGAATATCGTCCACCAAGAAGGAAAAGGACTCAAAGTAGCGCTCACCACCCTGAATACTGGGCGCCTCACTCTCCCTGCCGCCTGCGCCGGTCTTCTGAAACGCTGTCTGGATATTTCACTACGCTGGTCAAGCACCCGTGAACAATGGGGAGCCCCCATCGCCAAACATGCCGCCATCGCAGGTAAAATAGCCGACCTAGCTGCCGATGCTTTCGCCACCGAAGCCATGGTACTCTACGTATCCGCTCTGGTAGATCGTGATAAGAAAGCCGACATCCGGATCGAGGCGGCCATGGCCAAGCTCTGGGGTACTGAGGCTGGCTGGCACGGTATCGACCAGACCATGCAGATCAAAGGCGGGCGTGGCTACGAAACAGCGGACTCCCTCAAAAACCGGGGTGAGGTTCCCGATCCGATTGAACGCCTGATGCGCGACTCACGCATCAACACCATCTTTGAGGGCTCTACTGAAATCATGAAGCTCTTCATCGCTCGTGAGGCACTGGATCCCCATCTGCGCCGAGGGGCGGCCGCCATCGATACCCGTAAACCCATGTCTGAGCGTATACCAGCCGCACTCAAAGCAGGCATGCACTACTCGCTGTGGTTCCCTACGCGCTACCTCCCCTTTGCCAAAGGTATCCCCTCAGACATGCATCCTGATTTGGCAAAAAACTTGAAGATGATCGCCAAGTGGAGCCGCAAGCTCTCTCGTGCGCTCTTCCTCGCAATGGCCATGAATGGCCCCAAGCTTGAGAAGCGCCAGTTGTTGCTTGGCCGCTATGTTGATATCGCCGCTGAGCTTTTCGCCATGTCATGCGCCTGCTCACAGGCGGACTTCTTGCTCAAGAGCAAGGACAAGGAGGCGGAAAACGCCTTATCTACCGTGAATTATCTCTGTTCACGAGGTGACACACGGATCGAGACACATTTCAGAGAGGCAAAAGACACCAAATCTGAAAAATCTGGCTATAAGCTAACCCAAGCACTGACAAAGAATAGCTAG
- a CDS encoding RecQ family ATP-dependent DNA helicase — MTDSLSLALHEHFGHSHFRPLQREIIESLLQGNNTLAILPTGGGKSLTYQLPSLLQDGLTIVISPLLSLIRDQTEALNRKGIHVARLDSTQSTEEKNEVIQELKSGKVKLFYTSPESLARPDLLESLKSINISLIAIDEAHCISEWGHSFRPSYLYLPKLIRKLKPQAVLALTATATKKTASSIRKLFKIKQSEQFSSSHRRANLQFRIVPTLTDSKKSHLLEALTNPAKLPAVVYVMRQEHCEEIAHFLSSHGLNTRSYHAGLNNEVRNKIQDAFLKDEIEIVVATIAFGMGVDKANIRSVIHYHLPKSPEGWMQESGRAGRDGLESHCLLLACQDDTIPLQNFTEAKRVSKTTLTNFLTKLYSQGKLAKISPYHARVQHDIQSSVMDITLAHLEIKGHLQYKEFSWRYIKLYPLYGRPDSLESYPPKVRKALQHILSLDDRYDTHCSQEDFGISTTVLWKHLLCLQQSGSYKLMKSGWLWHFAIKNPETDLELMTDELFTTLDTQRNQEILKLQQVVKIANSTSCLPNQLAKWFGEKVSDPCGVCSSCKGEKRPRKLPHSKLPELSETQLSILHELIEHPKKRFKTNQQLTRFLCGIGSLYLRHYWLNKHKYFGLLSEYPYEDVLAHVRASLNAHD, encoded by the coding sequence GTGACGGACTCGCTTTCACTAGCTCTACACGAGCACTTTGGCCATAGCCACTTTCGCCCTCTCCAGCGCGAAATCATCGAGTCCCTCCTGCAGGGGAATAACACCCTAGCCATCCTACCTACAGGCGGTGGTAAATCTCTCACTTACCAACTCCCCTCTCTTCTTCAGGACGGTCTCACGATTGTCATCTCCCCTCTCCTCTCACTGATCAGAGACCAGACTGAGGCTCTGAACCGGAAAGGAATTCATGTAGCGCGTTTGGATTCCACCCAGTCAACTGAAGAGAAAAACGAGGTCATTCAAGAGCTCAAATCCGGCAAGGTAAAGCTCTTCTACACCTCCCCGGAATCACTCGCTCGCCCAGATTTGCTAGAATCACTCAAATCTATAAACATCTCTCTGATCGCTATCGATGAAGCTCACTGCATTTCTGAGTGGGGTCACTCGTTCAGACCTTCTTACCTCTATCTACCCAAACTCATCCGAAAGCTTAAGCCTCAAGCGGTACTCGCGCTCACAGCGACGGCTACAAAGAAAACAGCATCCAGTATTAGGAAACTCTTTAAGATCAAACAATCGGAGCAATTCAGTTCCTCCCATAGAAGAGCCAATCTCCAGTTCCGCATTGTACCGACTCTCACTGACAGCAAGAAGTCGCATTTGTTAGAAGCTCTTACTAATCCAGCAAAACTCCCCGCAGTAGTTTATGTGATGCGGCAGGAACACTGTGAGGAGATCGCTCATTTCCTCTCCTCTCACGGACTAAATACCCGTTCCTACCATGCAGGTTTGAACAATGAGGTGCGCAACAAGATTCAGGACGCCTTCTTGAAGGATGAAATCGAAATCGTCGTGGCCACTATTGCGTTTGGAATGGGCGTCGACAAAGCCAACATCCGCTCCGTCATTCATTACCACCTTCCCAAGTCGCCAGAAGGCTGGATGCAGGAAAGTGGCAGAGCCGGGCGTGATGGCCTAGAGAGCCACTGCCTGCTCCTCGCCTGTCAGGACGACACTATCCCCCTGCAGAATTTCACGGAAGCCAAGCGAGTCTCCAAGACCACTCTCACAAATTTCCTGACAAAACTCTACTCACAGGGAAAGCTAGCCAAGATTTCCCCCTATCATGCTCGCGTACAGCATGATATCCAGTCCAGCGTGATGGATATCACCCTTGCACACCTTGAGATCAAGGGGCATCTCCAGTACAAAGAATTCTCCTGGCGCTACATCAAACTCTATCCCCTCTATGGACGCCCAGACAGCCTGGAGTCCTACCCGCCCAAGGTGCGCAAAGCATTGCAGCATATCCTGAGTTTGGATGACAGATACGATACACATTGTAGCCAAGAGGACTTCGGTATTTCCACCACCGTACTCTGGAAACACTTGCTCTGCCTTCAGCAAAGCGGCTCCTACAAACTGATGAAGAGTGGTTGGTTATGGCACTTTGCGATCAAGAACCCTGAGACTGATCTAGAACTGATGACCGACGAGCTCTTCACCACACTGGATACACAAAGAAACCAAGAAATCCTAAAACTCCAGCAGGTCGTCAAGATTGCTAACTCTACCAGCTGCCTTCCTAACCAATTGGCTAAATGGTTCGGTGAGAAGGTATCAGATCCCTGCGGTGTTTGCTCTTCCTGCAAGGGGGAGAAACGTCCACGTAAACTCCCTCACTCCAAACTTCCTGAGCTTTCAGAGACTCAGCTGAGTATTCTTCATGAGTTGATTGAGCATCCCAAGAAGCGCTTCAAAACCAATCAGCAACTCACCCGTTTTCTATGCGGGATAGGGAGCCTGTATCTGAGACACTACTGGCTGAACAAGCACAAGTACTTCGGCTTGCTCTCTGAGTATCCTTACGAGGATGTACTAGCCCATGTGAGGGCTAGCCTAAATGCCCACGATTAA
- a CDS encoding thiolase family protein produces the protein MYIYQATRTAFTRMGTSFATLGAADLGKHAVSALLTQSDIDPALIDEVIIGCVCQPADAANVARVIALRAGIPNKVIAATVHRNCASGMESLTSAYERMAAGKGELFVVGGAESMTNAPFIYRRSAVAKFAKLGKARGTLAKLKALATFRPGDFSPIVGLQVGLTDPVVGLNMGETAEVLAREFQITREEQDSFAAESHQKALAAREMLNDEISAVYVAGHAITEDNGLREDSTPQKLATLRPVFEKSSGSVTAGNSSQITDGAAVLLVGSEAIGEKLGLTPLGRLRGYAYAGCDPKRMGLGPVLAMRKLFAENPDLSLDKADLIEINEAFAAQVLACAKAAASTSEAEKAGLDKALGEIPMEKLNRRGGSIALGHPVGATGARLVLTALHQLHAENKKHALTTLCIGGGQGAALWLERV, from the coding sequence ATGTACATCTATCAAGCTACCAGAACCGCCTTCACCCGGATGGGCACCTCGTTTGCCACCCTAGGCGCAGCCGATCTCGGCAAACACGCCGTCTCGGCCCTACTCACTCAGTCAGACATCGACCCAGCCCTGATTGATGAAGTCATCATTGGTTGTGTCTGCCAGCCTGCAGATGCGGCAAATGTTGCGCGAGTCATTGCTTTGAGAGCCGGAATCCCTAATAAGGTCATAGCCGCCACAGTACACAGAAACTGTGCTAGTGGCATGGAGTCCCTGACCAGCGCTTATGAACGTATGGCAGCGGGCAAAGGAGAACTCTTCGTCGTAGGAGGTGCCGAGTCCATGACCAATGCTCCCTTCATCTACCGTAGATCTGCCGTGGCGAAGTTTGCCAAGCTAGGCAAAGCCAGAGGCACACTCGCCAAACTCAAGGCTCTCGCTACATTTCGCCCAGGTGACTTCTCCCCCATCGTCGGCTTGCAAGTGGGTCTGACTGATCCTGTGGTCGGCTTGAACATGGGAGAGACTGCCGAGGTTCTGGCTCGTGAATTTCAAATCACCCGTGAGGAGCAAGACTCGTTTGCCGCAGAATCCCACCAAAAAGCACTCGCCGCACGCGAGATGCTTAATGATGAAATTTCGGCTGTTTATGTCGCAGGGCACGCCATCACGGAGGACAATGGTCTTCGAGAAGATTCTACCCCTCAGAAACTAGCCACACTCAGACCAGTCTTTGAGAAAAGTTCCGGTTCAGTCACGGCTGGAAACAGCTCGCAAATCACCGATGGCGCTGCCGTCCTCCTCGTAGGATCGGAGGCCATCGGTGAGAAGCTGGGCCTTACTCCTCTAGGCAGACTCCGTGGCTACGCCTATGCGGGCTGCGACCCCAAACGCATGGGCCTGGGCCCAGTCCTTGCCATGCGAAAGCTCTTCGCAGAGAACCCGGACCTTTCCCTGGATAAAGCTGACCTCATTGAGATCAACGAAGCCTTTGCAGCCCAGGTGCTAGCCTGCGCCAAAGCCGCAGCGTCTACCAGCGAGGCTGAAAAAGCTGGCCTGGACAAGGCTCTGGGAGAAATCCCCATGGAAAAACTCAATCGTCGAGGTGGGTCCATCGCTCTTGGCCACCCTGTCGGAGCCACAGGTGCCCGCCTCGTACTCACCGCACTTCACCAGCTGCACGCAGAAAATAAAAAGCATGCACTTACCACTCTCTGCATCGGTGGCGGCCAAGGAGCTGCCCTGTGGCTGGAACGAGTCTAA
- the mutS gene encoding DNA mismatch repair protein MutS, translating into MAANKEKKLTPMMAQYVSMRRSLPEDVILFFRLGDFYELFFEDAKRAASVLNVALTKRHDVPMCGVPHHAAQGYIAKLIKAGIRVAIGEQTSTPVPGKLVEREISQIISAGTVDDINLLDDTRHNYLAAICQVGKKWGLACADHTTGEFSVAEFPDRAQLEDELKRLSPSEIIVPDDQADSLGRVASCLPYDSYAFIPDSALITLRDHFKVQSLAGFGCDGLTAATAAAGAILHYLVHQLRRSCDHLRGLSVRNPSSHVLIDAASQNNLDLVESRTGKKHTLLGALDRTSTPMGARKLRDWILHPLRDLEEITARHDLLEAFLAQPYLLSQCRDTLKKIRDIERTTGRLSQGSGNPRDLQSLGLSLAQIPTLKEDLTAVAANTELAARLLSKIETFDDLVDLLERAIVDEPPAKLTDGGIIRDGYNDALDEFRSASRDGKKWIAQLQESERQRTGIDTLKIKFNNVFGYFIEVTKAKAGLVPEDYTRKQTMANAERFITPELKEVENKVLGAEERSKQLEIDEFAKLRAQVCEHLDELQSTADALATLDVLLGLTETAQLYSHTRPAIDQSNKLEIVEGRHPVLEQTLVEEKFVPNDTLMEPKDARLLILTGPNMAGKSTYIRQVALITLMAQIGAYVPAESAHIGIVDRIFCRVGASDDLARGQSTFMVEMNETSLIINNATENSLVILDEIGRGTATFDGLSIAWSVAEHLHDEIKARTLFATHYHELTDLSNTRNGVENYNVAVREWNDDIIFLRKILPGTADKSYGIQVAKLAGLPASIVNRAKDILSHLEMNSSKPEAKKKPKAKNTRANMPVADSPQMDLF; encoded by the coding sequence ATGGCAGCCAACAAAGAAAAGAAGCTCACTCCCATGATGGCACAGTACGTCTCCATGCGACGTTCCTTACCTGAGGATGTGATCCTGTTTTTCCGGCTAGGAGACTTCTATGAACTCTTCTTTGAGGATGCCAAACGGGCTGCCTCCGTACTCAATGTGGCCCTGACCAAGCGCCACGACGTCCCCATGTGCGGTGTACCCCACCACGCAGCCCAAGGCTATATCGCCAAGCTGATCAAAGCCGGCATCCGCGTGGCCATCGGCGAGCAGACCTCCACTCCTGTCCCTGGTAAACTGGTCGAGCGCGAAATCTCCCAAATCATCTCCGCGGGCACGGTCGATGACATCAACCTGCTCGACGATACACGCCACAACTATCTGGCAGCCATTTGCCAAGTCGGAAAGAAATGGGGACTGGCCTGCGCAGACCACACGACGGGCGAATTCAGCGTCGCGGAATTTCCTGATCGTGCGCAGCTCGAGGATGAACTCAAGCGCCTGTCCCCGTCTGAGATTATTGTTCCAGATGATCAGGCTGACAGCCTTGGCCGAGTCGCCTCCTGTCTCCCATACGATTCCTACGCCTTCATCCCAGACTCGGCACTCATCACCTTGAGGGATCATTTCAAGGTTCAGTCTCTGGCCGGCTTCGGCTGTGACGGTTTGACGGCAGCCACCGCAGCAGCTGGTGCCATTCTGCATTACCTCGTCCACCAGCTACGCCGCTCCTGTGATCACCTCCGTGGGCTCTCGGTGCGCAATCCCTCCTCCCACGTTCTGATTGATGCAGCTTCCCAGAACAACCTCGACCTGGTGGAGTCCCGCACAGGCAAGAAGCATACCTTACTCGGTGCCCTTGACCGCACCTCTACCCCGATGGGTGCTCGCAAGCTCCGCGATTGGATTCTTCACCCGCTTCGTGATCTTGAGGAAATCACCGCTCGCCACGACCTTCTCGAAGCCTTTCTGGCCCAACCTTATCTCCTTTCCCAGTGCCGCGATACCCTGAAAAAGATCCGCGATATCGAGCGCACCACTGGCCGTCTTTCCCAGGGCAGCGGCAACCCGCGTGATCTCCAGTCCTTGGGTCTCTCACTGGCCCAGATTCCAACCCTGAAAGAAGATCTCACTGCCGTGGCAGCCAATACTGAGCTTGCCGCACGCTTACTCTCCAAAATCGAAACCTTCGACGACCTCGTCGATCTACTGGAACGCGCCATCGTTGACGAGCCTCCCGCAAAATTGACCGACGGTGGTATCATTCGTGATGGATACAACGACGCACTGGACGAATTTCGCTCCGCGTCTCGCGATGGCAAAAAATGGATCGCCCAACTCCAGGAATCCGAACGCCAGCGCACCGGCATCGACACCCTGAAGATCAAGTTTAACAACGTCTTCGGCTACTTCATCGAAGTGACCAAAGCCAAGGCCGGCCTCGTCCCCGAGGACTACACCCGCAAACAAACCATGGCTAATGCCGAGCGCTTCATCACCCCCGAACTCAAAGAGGTCGAGAACAAGGTGCTTGGAGCCGAAGAGCGCAGCAAGCAACTGGAGATCGATGAATTCGCCAAGCTACGCGCTCAGGTCTGCGAACACCTCGACGAACTGCAATCCACTGCGGATGCTTTAGCCACCTTGGACGTCTTGTTAGGTCTGACTGAAACAGCCCAGCTCTATAGCCACACCAGACCAGCCATCGACCAATCCAACAAACTGGAAATCGTTGAGGGCCGTCACCCGGTACTTGAGCAGACTCTCGTGGAGGAAAAATTCGTCCCCAATGACACCTTGATGGAACCAAAGGACGCAAGACTCTTGATCCTCACCGGCCCCAACATGGCAGGTAAATCCACCTACATTCGTCAAGTCGCCCTCATTACCTTGATGGCTCAGATTGGAGCCTATGTTCCGGCAGAGTCCGCTCATATTGGCATCGTCGACCGGATCTTCTGCCGTGTCGGTGCTTCTGACGATCTTGCCCGTGGTCAATCCACCTTCATGGTGGAGATGAACGAGACCTCACTCATCATCAACAACGCTACGGAGAACTCCTTGGTTATTCTTGATGAAATCGGTCGCGGCACCGCCACCTTCGACGGTCTCTCCATCGCTTGGTCCGTAGCGGAGCATTTGCACGACGAGATCAAGGCCCGCACCCTCTTCGCCACACACTACCACGAGTTAACCGATCTTTCTAACACCCGAAACGGTGTGGAGAACTACAACGTCGCCGTCCGAGAATGGAACGACGACATCATCTTCCTCAGAAAGATCCTCCCCGGTACAGCTGATAAATCCTACGGTATCCAAGTGGCCAAGCTCGCAGGCCTCCCCGCTTCCATCGTCAATAGAGCCAAGGACATCCTCTCCCACTTGGAGATGAATTCCTCCAAGCCTGAAGCCAAGAAAAAGCCAAAGGCCAAGAACACCCGCGCGAATATGCCTGTGGCAGACTCGCCGCAGATGGACCTGTTCTAA